A portion of the Adhaeribacter radiodurans genome contains these proteins:
- a CDS encoding sensor histidine kinase has product MGISSRTIALLISGAVSLVIVAGLLFGPYLPFRVRVLTLAIAFSACFLLIYFSFEILIFKEINNIYAGLEHIKRKEFRKMSNKFLFRPDPLKRIKDEILFMAEQKQKEIDELKRLQVLRREFLADVSHELKTPIFAAQGFIHTLLDGAMDDEAVRDKFLKKAAKSLDGLDALVQDLISISQLEKGVVKMNKHAMDMLSLCHEVFDELNAKAQTRNINLHLQHNGHEQIMVYADRTRIKQVLINLIDNAIKYGSEHGNIWVALLDGKRKVLVTVADDGPGIGKEHQPRIFERFYRIDKSRSRDSGGSGLGLAISKHIIEAHRSTIFISSELGKGTSLRFKLSKPKVKQPVT; this is encoded by the coding sequence ATGGGCATTTCTTCCCGCACTATTGCTCTCTTAATTTCGGGAGCGGTATCACTGGTTATTGTAGCGGGCTTACTCTTTGGCCCTTATCTGCCGTTTCGGGTGCGGGTGCTAACCTTGGCCATTGCTTTTTCGGCTTGCTTTTTACTAATTTATTTTTCTTTTGAGATATTAATCTTTAAAGAAATTAATAATATCTACGCCGGCCTAGAGCACATTAAGCGTAAAGAATTCCGGAAAATGAGCAATAAGTTTTTATTTCGGCCTGATCCGTTAAAGCGGATTAAGGATGAAATATTATTTATGGCCGAACAGAAACAAAAGGAAATAGACGAGCTAAAGCGGCTGCAAGTACTCCGCCGGGAATTTTTAGCCGATGTTTCGCACGAGCTAAAAACGCCCATTTTCGCGGCTCAAGGGTTTATTCATACCTTGTTAGATGGGGCAATGGATGATGAAGCAGTACGGGATAAATTTTTAAAGAAAGCAGCAAAAAGTTTAGATGGCCTGGATGCCCTGGTACAAGATTTAATTAGTATTTCGCAGCTTGAAAAAGGAGTAGTGAAAATGAATAAGCATGCCATGGACATGCTTTCGCTATGTCACGAAGTTTTTGATGAGCTAAATGCTAAAGCGCAAACCCGAAATATTAACCTGCACCTGCAACACAACGGGCACGAGCAAATAATGGTTTACGCCGACCGTACTCGCATAAAACAAGTTTTAATAAATTTGATTGACAATGCTATAAAATACGGGAGCGAGCACGGCAATATTTGGGTAGCCTTGCTCGACGGAAAACGTAAAGTATTAGTTACCGTTGCCGACGATGGCCCTGGAATTGGCAAAGAACACCAACCCCGTATTTTTGAACGCTTCTACCGCATTGATAAAAGTCGTTCGCGCGATAGTGGTGGTTCTGGCTTAGGTTTAGCTATTTCAAAGCACATCATAGAAGCGCATCGATCAACCATTTTTATTAGCAGCGAATTAGGTAAAGGTACTTCGCTGCGGTTTAAATTATCAAAACCTAAAGTAAAACAACCTGTAACGTAG
- a CDS encoding RluA family pseudouridine synthase, with translation MKYPIFEDLILFENNDYIVINKPPFLATLEDRALHTTNVLKLARQYFTDVQVCHRLDKETSGALALAKNNEAYRHLSMQFEHREVAKLYHAIVWGVHQFEEKLVDRSIQPGLKGTAKLAYKGKPSETYFTTLEKYPKHTLVACKPVTGRMHQIRLHLAYLNAPIVSDLLYGGAHVYLSDLKRKFNLSKDTEEQPFIKRFALHSTKLGFTLLNGESTEIIAPYPKDFQVLVKMLQQYS, from the coding sequence ATGAAATATCCGATTTTTGAAGATTTAATATTATTTGAGAACAACGATTATATTGTTATTAATAAACCACCCTTTTTAGCAACTCTCGAAGACCGGGCTTTGCACACTACCAATGTTTTAAAACTGGCCCGCCAATACTTTACGGATGTACAAGTTTGCCACCGACTGGATAAAGAAACATCTGGTGCTTTAGCATTAGCTAAAAATAATGAAGCTTACCGGCATTTATCCATGCAGTTTGAGCACCGGGAGGTAGCTAAATTGTACCACGCAATTGTTTGGGGAGTACACCAGTTCGAGGAAAAGTTAGTAGACCGGTCTATTCAGCCCGGTTTAAAAGGTACCGCTAAATTAGCGTATAAAGGCAAACCCTCCGAAACGTATTTTACTACTCTCGAAAAATATCCTAAGCACACGCTTGTTGCTTGTAAACCCGTAACCGGGCGAATGCACCAAATCCGGCTTCATTTAGCGTATTTAAATGCCCCTATTGTTAGCGACTTGCTTTATGGTGGGGCGCACGTTTATTTATCTGACCTGAAAAGAAAATTTAATTTAAGCAAAGATACTGAAGAACAGCCATTTATTAAGCGATTTGCTTTGCATTCCACCAAATTAGGATTTACTTTATTAAATGGCGAATCAACCGAAATAATAGCCCCTTACCCGAAGGATTTTCAGGTACTGGTTAAAATGTTACAGCAATATTCCTGA
- a CDS encoding chemotaxis protein CheC: MYIVINELEKDVLREIINISLARAADSFADFSRKAVLLAVPEVKIIEPRVLPDVIDEFEDEYQIIRSEIEGELNGKTFLLFSEDQVEKLAEACLNNSSQINIKSKETLLLTISNIITQAIVDELHHLLQLKLQAGSPEALFENEQLPISYILEDLPAHQPFVIAIKTQFQKLVNPLELPLLIVFHANSVSKLLHILRQTNLYDFKLLQDKD; encoded by the coding sequence ATGTATATTGTAATTAATGAACTGGAAAAAGATGTTTTAAGAGAGATTATTAACATCAGTTTAGCTCGTGCGGCAGATTCTTTTGCTGATTTTTCTCGTAAAGCGGTGTTATTAGCTGTTCCAGAAGTAAAAATTATTGAACCCCGCGTTTTGCCGGATGTAATTGATGAATTTGAAGACGAATATCAAATTATTCGTTCGGAAATTGAGGGGGAGCTAAACGGTAAAACTTTTTTACTTTTTTCTGAGGATCAAGTAGAAAAGCTGGCTGAGGCTTGCTTAAATAATAGTTCACAGATAAATATTAAAAGTAAAGAAACTTTATTGCTCACTATCAGCAATATTATTACGCAGGCTATTGTAGATGAATTGCACCATCTGCTCCAGCTTAAGCTACAGGCTGGTTCTCCGGAGGCATTATTTGAAAACGAGCAGCTACCTATTTCTTACATTTTAGAAGATCTACCAGCGCATCAACCATTTGTAATAGCCATTAAAACACAGTTTCAAAAGCTGGTAAATCCATTAGAGTTGCCGTTACTTATTGTATTTCACGCTAATTCTGTTTCCAAGTTGTTACATATTCTTCGCCAAACCAATCTTTACGATTTTAAATTGTTGCAAGACAAAGATTAG
- the rplM gene encoding 50S ribosomal protein L13 yields MDHLSYKTLSVNKATANKGWVVIDAGDATLGRVCSQVANILRGKNKPSFTPNADCGDNVIVVNAANLRVTGKKLDNKVYVTHSGYPGGQKQTTVRELKAKTPAKVVERAVRGMLPRTRLGREQFRNLFVYDGAEHPHEAQQPKQVKIS; encoded by the coding sequence ATGGATCATTTAAGTTATAAGACGCTATCAGTTAATAAAGCGACCGCTAACAAAGGTTGGGTAGTGATAGACGCCGGAGACGCCACCCTAGGCCGCGTTTGCAGCCAGGTAGCCAACATTTTAAGAGGCAAGAACAAGCCTTCCTTTACTCCCAATGCCGACTGTGGCGACAACGTTATTGTTGTAAATGCAGCCAATTTACGGGTAACTGGTAAAAAATTAGACAACAAAGTTTATGTAACGCACTCAGGTTATCCGGGTGGCCAGAAACAAACCACTGTGCGCGAGTTAAAAGCAAAGACTCCTGCTAAAGTAGTAGAAAGAGCAGTGCGTGGTATGTTGCCTAGAACCCGTTTAGGCCGGGAGCAATTCCGTAACCTGTTCGTGTACGATGGCGCTGAGCATCCACATGAAGCCCAGCAACCAAAACAAGTAAAAATATCTTAA
- the rpsI gene encoding 30S ribosomal protein S9, whose amino-acid sequence MEVLNTSGRRKTSVARVYITAGQGNITINDRDIKAYFPSEVLQTIVNQPFQTLNQVGKYDVKANVKGGGVSGQAEAIRLAIAKALVSESADNRPGLKKEGFLTRDPRMVERKKFGKRKARRSFQFSKR is encoded by the coding sequence ATGGAAGTTCTCAATACATCTGGTAGAAGAAAAACCTCGGTGGCTCGTGTATATATCACGGCCGGGCAAGGGAATATCACTATTAACGATAGAGATATAAAAGCGTACTTTCCGAGTGAAGTACTGCAAACCATCGTGAATCAGCCGTTTCAAACGCTGAATCAAGTAGGTAAATACGACGTAAAAGCCAACGTAAAAGGTGGCGGTGTAAGCGGCCAGGCCGAAGCAATTCGTTTAGCTATTGCTAAAGCATTAGTTTCAGAAAGTGCCGATAACCGTCCGGGATTGAAGAAAGAAGGATTTCTTACCCGTGACCCTCGCATGGTGGAACGGAAGAAATTTGGTAAAAGAAAAGCCAGACGCTCGTTCCAGTTCTCTAAACGTTAA
- the rpsB gene encoding 30S ribosomal protein S2: MASVNYKELLDAGVHFGHLTRKWDPKMAPYIFMEKNGIHIIDLNKTIVSLDEAAAAIRQIAKSGRKIMFVATKKQAQDIVAEEAKRLKMPYVTDRWLGGMLTNFATVRKSLKKMSTIDKMIKDNVSYANLAKRERLMVSREREKLGRVLGGIADLSRLPAALFVVDVKREHIAIKEAQKLNLPIFAIVDTNSNPELVDFPIPANDDASKSISLIVGVIGKAIEEGLSERKVDKEETERKRSEEEGVAEKVAAE, translated from the coding sequence ATGGCAAGTGTTAATTATAAAGAATTATTGGATGCAGGTGTGCACTTTGGCCACCTTACCCGTAAATGGGATCCGAAAATGGCTCCGTATATCTTCATGGAGAAGAACGGTATCCATATTATTGACTTAAATAAAACCATAGTTTCGTTAGATGAGGCAGCGGCAGCTATTCGCCAAATTGCTAAATCTGGTCGTAAAATTATGTTCGTTGCTACCAAAAAGCAAGCTCAGGATATTGTAGCAGAAGAAGCAAAACGCCTGAAAATGCCTTACGTAACCGATCGTTGGTTAGGTGGTATGTTAACCAATTTTGCAACAGTACGCAAGTCTTTGAAAAAAATGTCGACCATCGATAAAATGATCAAAGATAACGTGTCTTATGCGAACTTGGCAAAACGCGAACGCTTAATGGTATCACGTGAGCGCGAAAAATTAGGCCGGGTTTTAGGTGGTATTGCTGATTTATCTCGTCTGCCAGCAGCTTTGTTTGTTGTAGATGTTAAACGCGAACACATCGCGATTAAAGAAGCTCAAAAATTAAATTTACCAATCTTTGCGATTGTGGATACTAACTCTAACCCAGAATTAGTTGATTTCCCGATCCCAGCTAACGATGATGCGTCCAAATCTATTTCCCTGATTGTGGGAGTAATTGGTAAAGCCATCGAAGAAGGTTTATCAGAAAGAAAAGTAGATAAAGAAGAAACAGAAAGAAAACGTTCGGAAGAAGAAGGCGTTGCTGAAAAAGTTGCGGCTGAATAA
- the tsf gene encoding translation elongation factor Ts, which translates to MAITAQDVNRLRQETGAGMMDCKKALTEANGDFEAAKDILRKAGQKIASKRADNVTSEGVVLTQVSADGTTGKVIAFACETEPVSKVADFQNLAKSILEAAVTTNASTKEELLATSQADGRSLQEHITDLMGKIGEKLDVVTYETVVADKVVAYNHSNGKLGVLVGLKNTNGTDVTEVGKDVAMQIAAMKPVALDKDGVDAATVAREIEIGKEQARAEGKPEAMLEKIAMGKLNKFYKDNTLLNQEFVKDSSLTIAQLLDKTSKGLTVSEFKRVAIG; encoded by the coding sequence ATGGCTATTACAGCACAAGACGTTAACAGACTTCGTCAGGAAACCGGAGCAGGTATGATGGACTGCAAAAAAGCACTTACCGAAGCAAACGGTGATTTTGAAGCAGCTAAAGATATTTTACGTAAAGCCGGACAGAAAATTGCCAGTAAGCGTGCTGACAATGTTACTTCTGAAGGCGTTGTTCTAACGCAAGTAAGTGCCGACGGGACCACTGGTAAAGTTATCGCTTTTGCCTGCGAAACTGAACCGGTATCTAAAGTGGCTGATTTCCAGAATTTAGCAAAATCAATATTGGAAGCAGCTGTAACCACTAATGCTTCAACAAAAGAAGAATTATTAGCTACTTCACAGGCTGATGGCCGTTCGCTGCAAGAGCATATTACCGACCTGATGGGTAAAATTGGAGAAAAACTGGACGTAGTGACTTATGAGACAGTTGTAGCTGATAAAGTAGTAGCGTACAATCACTCTAATGGTAAATTAGGGGTATTGGTAGGCTTAAAAAATACGAATGGCACTGATGTAACAGAAGTAGGTAAAGACGTTGCTATGCAAATTGCCGCCATGAAGCCAGTAGCTTTAGATAAAGACGGAGTAGATGCGGCAACAGTTGCCCGCGAAATTGAAATTGGTAAAGAGCAAGCTCGCGCCGAAGGTAAGCCAGAGGCGATGCTGGAAAAAATTGCCATGGGTAAACTGAATAAGTTTTACAAAGATAATACTCTTTTAAACCAGGAATTTGTGAAAGATTCGTCTTTAACAATTGCTCAGTTATTAGATAAAACCAGCAAAGGTTTAACCGTAAGTGAATTTAAGCGGGTGGCCATTGGTTAA
- a CDS encoding GNAT family N-acetyltransferase: MNPVIPTELRTNRLLLRRYQDSDAPDFLTLLITNQSRLSLAFPGRVEMNKKLKNAEYFVRQMSTDWQFKKVFEFGIWLLDTNQYIGDIALKNLEKRVPKGEIGYYLDAAAEGKGYASEALRAITVFGFETIGLNKVFIKMPVQNARSYRLAERCGFMREGLLRQDFRSDEKTGLVDVYYYGMTLSNYQNLYNKPE; this comes from the coding sequence ATGAATCCAGTTATTCCTACTGAGCTACGTACAAATCGTTTATTGCTTCGCCGCTATCAAGACTCCGATGCTCCTGACTTTCTAACTCTGCTTATCACAAACCAGTCCCGGTTATCACTGGCTTTTCCGGGGCGAGTAGAAATGAATAAAAAACTGAAAAATGCTGAATATTTTGTCCGGCAAATGAGTACCGATTGGCAATTTAAAAAAGTTTTTGAATTTGGCATCTGGCTGTTAGATACCAACCAATACATTGGCGATATTGCTCTTAAAAACTTAGAAAAAAGAGTACCTAAAGGAGAGATTGGTTATTACCTCGACGCAGCTGCGGAAGGGAAGGGGTACGCTTCGGAAGCATTGCGCGCTATTACTGTTTTTGGTTTCGAAACAATAGGCCTAAATAAGGTATTTATTAAAATGCCGGTTCAGAATGCACGAAGCTATCGCTTGGCCGAGCGCTGTGGTTTTATGCGCGAAGGGTTACTGCGGCAAGATTTTCGTTCCGATGAAAAAACTGGTTTGGTTGATGTCTATTATTACGGGATGACCCTAAGCAACTATCAAAATTTGTATAACAAACCAGAATAA
- a CDS encoding class I SAM-dependent methyltransferase produces MKQAKNLFSNQAKEYKRFRPTYPKALYQRILQEVKDKDHAWDCGTGNGQVPTELAKHFTTVTATDISQSQLDQAEPSSNITYQICRAEQTNFSNDSFDLITVAQAIHWFDFKAFYQEVTRVSRPNGLLAVWGYGLLQFEDKVNPLISHFYRDVTGPYWDTERHYIDEAYQTIPFEFPEIAVEEHFAIKQDFTLTELGGYLNTWSSIQKYQKVNNSNPIKELLSSLETYWPENTRKTATFPIFMRLGRILK; encoded by the coding sequence ATGAAACAAGCCAAAAATTTATTTTCAAACCAGGCAAAAGAATATAAACGTTTTAGGCCAACTTATCCGAAAGCTCTTTATCAGCGTATTTTGCAAGAAGTAAAAGATAAAGATCATGCCTGGGACTGCGGTACGGGAAACGGACAAGTACCTACAGAATTAGCCAAGCATTTTACGACTGTAACTGCTACCGATATTAGTCAATCGCAATTAGACCAGGCAGAACCTAGTAGCAATATAACGTACCAAATTTGCCGGGCGGAGCAAACTAACTTCAGTAATGATTCATTTGATTTAATTACGGTAGCTCAAGCTATTCATTGGTTCGATTTTAAGGCCTTTTATCAGGAAGTAACTCGGGTAAGCCGACCGAATGGCTTGCTTGCGGTATGGGGTTATGGATTATTGCAGTTCGAGGATAAGGTTAATCCTTTAATTTCTCATTTCTACCGCGATGTAACCGGCCCATACTGGGATACTGAACGACATTACATCGACGAAGCTTATCAAACTATACCATTTGAGTTTCCGGAAATAGCAGTTGAGGAACACTTTGCTATTAAACAAGACTTTACTTTAACCGAATTGGGTGGGTATTTAAATACCTGGTCCAGCATTCAAAAATACCAAAAAGTGAATAACTCCAATCCTATTAAAGAATTGTTGAGCTCCCTGGAAACATATTGGCCAGAAAATACTCGAAAAACCGCTACCTTCCCAATTTTTATGCGCTTAGGAAGAATTCTAAAATAA
- a CDS encoding AAA family ATPase, producing the protein MKQFSSDKEAADALAQAYKNLTREISKVIIGQDEVVRLVLTAVFSQGHCLLVGVPGLAKTLLIQTIASSLDLSFNRIQFTPDLMPSDIVGSETMDQSRNFQFVKGPIFANIILADEINRTPPKTQAALLESMQEYSVTVAGQKYELNRPFFVLATQNPIEQEGTYPLPEAQLDRFMFNILLDYPSFDSELQIVKNTTSDVSYRLPTILHADEITAFQHLVRRVPVVDNVIEYAVKLVHQTRPNTTMGAAQASQYLEWGAGPRASQHLIVGAKCNALLNGKYSPDIEDVQAVALPILRHRIVRNFKAEAEGITVEKIIKDLL; encoded by the coding sequence ATGAAGCAATTTTCTTCCGATAAAGAAGCGGCCGATGCTTTGGCCCAAGCTTATAAAAATTTAACCCGCGAAATTTCAAAAGTAATTATTGGTCAGGATGAAGTAGTACGGCTGGTATTAACTGCTGTCTTTAGTCAGGGCCATTGTTTGTTGGTTGGGGTACCCGGTTTAGCTAAAACTTTACTTATTCAAACAATTGCTTCCTCGCTGGATTTATCTTTTAACCGTATTCAGTTTACGCCCGACCTGATGCCTTCGGATATTGTAGGTTCCGAAACTATGGATCAGAGCCGGAACTTCCAGTTTGTAAAAGGGCCTATTTTTGCCAACATCATTCTGGCCGACGAAATAAACCGTACTCCACCTAAAACGCAGGCTGCATTACTAGAATCAATGCAGGAATATTCGGTAACAGTAGCGGGTCAGAAGTATGAGTTAAACCGTCCATTTTTTGTGTTAGCAACGCAAAACCCGATTGAGCAGGAAGGTACCTATCCCCTACCCGAAGCGCAGCTCGACAGGTTTATGTTTAATATTTTGCTCGATTACCCTAGTTTCGATTCAGAATTACAAATTGTTAAAAACACTACTTCAGATGTTAGTTACCGGCTACCTACCATCTTGCACGCCGATGAAATTACAGCTTTTCAGCACCTGGTACGTCGGGTGCCGGTAGTAGATAATGTAATAGAATATGCGGTTAAGTTGGTTCATCAAACCCGACCTAATACAACTATGGGCGCTGCACAAGCGTCGCAATACTTAGAGTGGGGAGCGGGTCCACGGGCGTCGCAGCATTTAATTGTGGGGGCTAAGTGTAATGCTTTGCTCAATGGCAAATATTCTCCCGACATTGAAGACGTTCAAGCGGTAGCCTTACCTATTCTTCGCCATCGTATTGTTCGCAACTTTAAAGCCGAAGCGGAAGGAATTACAGTAGAAAAAATTATTAAAGATTTGTTGTAA
- a CDS encoding peptidylprolyl isomerase, protein MKYITFKNISLSRLLPAFFLCLLLGFSVQAQQRTSKPIDGIIVKVDNQIILRSELETALAQVASEGQSMTPDLRCNVLRSLLMNSLMLARAEIDSVVVEEDQVNSELDRRMAYFVQQIGSEEKLEEYYNKSLRQLKDDLRRQVKDQLTLQKMQAELTEKMTVTPNEVKKYFSKIPKDSLPYFSTEVEIGQIVKLAQIDKKEKEKVRARLEEIKKRIQNGEDFATLAKEFSEDPVSAKDGGNLGFFKKKELVPEYEAASLKLEPGQLSEVVESQFGFHLIQLIERRGEQYNTRHILLKPTSTDVDMEQTAQDLEKIRKRIMADSISFAKAAKDISDDTPTKNNGGLLANPQDGSTYIPLDKVDPGIFFTIDTMKVGSITKPLPYRTEDGKQAMRILYLKSNMPPHQANLKDDYQKIAAATLNEKRQNALNTWFNKNKSTVFIDIDPEFDACNILQSINN, encoded by the coding sequence ATGAAATATATTACTTTTAAAAACATTTCTTTAAGTCGGCTATTACCCGCTTTTTTTCTGTGCTTATTACTGGGGTTTTCCGTGCAGGCACAGCAACGCACTTCCAAACCCATTGATGGTATAATTGTAAAAGTAGATAATCAGATTATTTTACGCTCGGAGCTCGAAACAGCTTTGGCTCAGGTAGCCAGCGAAGGTCAATCCATGACTCCAGATTTACGCTGTAACGTTTTGCGCTCCCTGCTCATGAACAGCCTGATGCTGGCCCGGGCCGAAATTGACTCTGTAGTTGTGGAAGAAGATCAGGTAAACAGCGAATTAGACCGCCGGATGGCCTATTTTGTGCAACAAATTGGCAGTGAAGAAAAGTTAGAAGAATACTACAACAAAAGTCTTCGCCAGCTGAAAGACGATTTACGCCGCCAGGTTAAAGACCAGTTGACCTTGCAAAAAATGCAGGCCGAGCTTACCGAAAAAATGACGGTTACGCCTAACGAAGTAAAAAAATACTTCAGTAAAATTCCAAAAGACAGTTTACCTTATTTCTCTACTGAAGTAGAAATTGGCCAAATTGTAAAACTAGCCCAAATTGATAAGAAAGAGAAAGAAAAAGTACGTGCCCGGCTGGAAGAAATAAAAAAACGCATTCAGAACGGCGAAGACTTTGCGACTTTAGCCAAAGAATTTTCCGAAGACCCGGTATCGGCCAAGGATGGGGGTAACTTAGGTTTTTTTAAGAAAAAAGAATTAGTACCCGAATACGAAGCCGCATCCTTAAAGCTAGAGCCTGGTCAGTTATCCGAGGTAGTAGAGTCGCAGTTTGGCTTTCACCTGATTCAATTAATCGAGCGCCGCGGCGAACAGTATAATACCCGCCATATTTTGTTAAAACCTACCTCCACCGATGTAGATATGGAACAAACCGCGCAAGACCTGGAAAAAATCCGGAAGCGTATTATGGCAGACAGCATATCCTTTGCCAAAGCTGCTAAGGATATTTCGGATGATACACCTACTAAAAACAACGGTGGCTTATTAGCTAATCCGCAGGATGGCAGTACCTATATTCCTTTAGATAAAGTAGACCCAGGTATTTTCTTTACCATTGATACCATGAAAGTAGGTAGTATAACCAAACCGCTGCCTTATCGTACCGAAGATGGTAAACAAGCAATGCGTATCCTTTATCTAAAATCGAATATGCCGCCGCACCAAGCCAACTTAAAAGACGATTATCAGAAAATAGCAGCGGCTACCTTAAACGAAAAACGGCAAAATGCGCTTAATACCTGGTTCAATAAAAACAAAAGCACTGTATTTATTGATATTGATCCAGAGTTTGATGCGTGTAACATTTTGCAATCGATAAACAACTGA